One Amaranthus tricolor cultivar Red isolate AtriRed21 chromosome 1, ASM2621246v1, whole genome shotgun sequence DNA window includes the following coding sequences:
- the LOC130826371 gene encoding uncharacterized protein LOC130826371, with product MPWFLSITRRWMTPRAILEAAHYAPAAPTMTQFAQGAANVMRYSQEEPVREIAHGMLVGSQFQHFIPEVAAQHSPTISHTHMACSPSYDYHLEEMDHSYPVDAAGTSQAGPSQPSQYQSPPLPERHANTSFYRRRRRRPTQLDKVDEGS from the exons atgccgtggttcctctccatcacgcgccgatggatgacaccacgtgccatcttggaagcagcacattacgcacctgctgcgcctacgatgacccaattt gcacaaggtgcggcaaaCGTGATGCGGTATAGCCaggaggagccggtgagggagattgcgcatggcatgctcgtcggctcgcagttccagcacttcataccggaagtcgctgcacAACACTCACCGACTATCTCCCATACGCACATGGCATGCTCTCCTTcttatgactaccatttggaggagatggatcattcatatcccgttgacgctgcggggacctcgcaggctgggccatcacagccatcacagtaccagtcccctccactgccagagcgtCACGCGAACACCTCtttctatcgtaggaggcgaaggagaccaactcagttggataaggTAGATGAGGGTTCGTGA
- the LOC130826741 gene encoding thaumatin-like protein: MCVLYKAQTPKLLQLREIFYSYFLSPNFKHINSQLSAFSLTNSLSQSLTQNSTMAAIFKLFLSLLFCIVLSSLSGEVSGAKMVLLNKCSYTVWPGIQPSAGKEILARGGLTLRPNKFQVIEMPAGWSGRVWGRHGCRFDAHGHGTCATGDCGGTLYCAGAGGAPPATLAEITLGQEQDFYDVSLVDGYNLAISMVPFKGASGQCAPAGCISDLNTMCPVGLQVRSAHGGVVACRSACSAFNSPRYCCTGTYGTPQACKPTAYSKIFKAACPRAYSYAYDDPTSIATCTRANYLVTFCPHHRH, encoded by the exons ATGTGTGTTCTATATAAAGCCCAAACTCCCAAATTGTTGCAGTTGAGGGAGATTTTTTACTCTTATTTCCTATCTCCCAACTTTAAACACATAAACTCTCAACTCAGTGCCTTTTCACTCACTAACTCACTGAGTCAGTCACTCACTCAAAACTCAACTATGGCAGCCATTTTTAAGCTGTTTCTCTCTCTACTCTTTTGTATCGTTCTCTCCTCCCTTTCAg GAGAAGTAAGTGGAGCAAAAATGGTTCTATTGAACAAATGTAGCTACACAGTATGGCCAGGAATCCAGCCAAGTGCTGGTAAAGAGATCTTAGCTCGCGGTGGCTTAACGCTGCGGCCTAACAAATTCCAAGTCATTGAAATGCCCGCCGGGTGGTCCGGCCGAGTGTGGGGTCGGCACGGCTGCCGTTTTGATGCGCACGGTCATGGAACCTGCGCCACCGGTGACTGTGGTGGTACACTTTACTGTGCTGGTGCTGGTGGGGCACCTCCGGCTACACTTGCTGAGATCACCCTTGGACAAGAACAG GACTTCTACGATGTAAGTCTAGTAGACGGCTACAATCTCGCAATCTCAATGGTACCCTTTAAAGGTGCATCTGGACAATGCGCACCAGCGGGATGCATTAGCGACCTAAACACAATGTGTCCGGTCGGACTCCAAGTCAGGAGTGCACATGGGGGCGTAGTAGCGTGTAGAAGCGCTTGCTCGGCTTTCAACTCGCCGAGGTATTGTTGCACGGGCACGTACGGTACCCCTCAAGCATGTAAGCCCACGGCATACTCCAAAATCTTTAAGGCTGCTTGTCCGCGCGCGTACTCGTACGCGTATGATGATCCCACTAGTATTGCTACTTGCACTAGGGCTAACTATTTGGTCACTTTCTGTCCCCACCACCGCCACTGA
- the LOC130823187 gene encoding rhodanese-like domain-containing protein 9, chloroplastic gives MAAISYSTVFPSRSDFRASCLAFQTCGRSWVLPNRSFHRRRRHFGIRAEIDFVIADEAKKLVTEGFAIVDVRDIKQYERAHVKSCYHIPLFIENKDNDPGTIIKRTLHNNFAGLFFGLPFTKLNPDFVKSVKSQFSPDSKLLIVCQEGLRSTAAARQLEQSGFKNIACITSGLQSVKPGTFDSVGSTELQDAGKAGLVTIQGKISTVLGTILVCALLFVTFFPDQAEKLLPPGN, from the exons ATGGCTGCTATTAGTTACTCCACTGTTTTTCCTTCTCGCAG TGATTTTCGAGCATCTTGCTTGGCATTCCAGACTTGTGGTCGATCATGGGTACTTCCAAATAGATCGTTCCATCGGAGGAGGAGACATTTTGGAATCAGAGCAGAAATCGACTTTGTGATTGCTGATGAGGCTAAAAAGCTTGTAACAGAGGGGTTTGCAATTGTGGATGTACGAGACATAAAGCAATATGAGCGCGCTCACGTCAAATCATGTTATCATATCCCGCTATTCATTGAAAATAAAGACAATGACCCTG GCACAATCATTAAAAGGACTCTACACAACAATTTTGCTGGTTTGTTTTTTGGTTTGCCTTTCACTAAACTAAACCCTGATTTTGTAAAGTCTGTGAAGAGCCAGTTTTCACCTGATAGCAAGCTATTGATTGTATGTCAGGAAGGATTAAG GTCTACAGCTGCTGCCAGACAGTTGGAACAATCTGGCTTTAAAAATATAGCATGCATAACATCTGGGCTTCAATCAGTAAAACCAG GAACATTCGATTCTGTTGGTTCGACTGAGTTACAAGATGCTGGTAAAGCTGGTCTGGTTACAATTCAAGGAAAGATTTCCACTGTACTTGGAACGATTCTTGTTT GCGCACTTCTGTTCGTCACTTTCTTCCCTGATCAGGCAGAAAAGTTGCTTCCCCCTGGAAACTAA